From the genome of Devriesea agamarum, one region includes:
- a CDS encoding ABC transporter permease, with product MHTDTAQPLSGGARSARPGQEHRVAPLEETPLQAVDAVDTSGTPRSMWGEAAHNLVRNPVFIVSALLILFLLVVAIIPQLFTSADPNFGDLARANQKPGGEHLFGTDRQGYDVYARVIYGTRTSVMVGFLTMLLSTLIGGVMGAVSGYVGGWFDELLSRVTDIFFAIPLILGAIVIAQRFQNNTTVWTVILVLSIFGWTSVARIMRGAVISTKSQDFVVASRALGAGPVTNLLKHVVPNAIAPVIVTATVNLGVFIVAEATLSFLGVGLPRSDVSWGGDISNAREALRTNPMILFYPSLALAVTVLAFIMLGDAVRDALDPKARKR from the coding sequence ATGCACACTGACACCGCACAGCCCCTATCCGGGGGAGCCCGGTCTGCACGCCCGGGACAAGAACACCGGGTTGCCCCGCTGGAGGAAACTCCGCTGCAGGCCGTCGACGCTGTCGATACCTCCGGCACCCCGCGCTCCATGTGGGGCGAAGCAGCTCACAACCTCGTGCGCAACCCGGTGTTTATCGTCTCCGCGCTGCTGATTCTTTTCCTGCTCGTGGTGGCGATTATCCCGCAGCTGTTCACATCAGCCGACCCGAACTTCGGGGATCTCGCCCGGGCCAACCAAAAACCCGGCGGTGAGCATCTGTTCGGAACCGACCGGCAAGGGTACGACGTCTATGCTCGCGTCATTTACGGAACCCGCACGTCCGTGATGGTCGGCTTTTTGACGATGCTGCTGTCCACGCTGATCGGCGGCGTGATGGGTGCGGTATCCGGGTATGTTGGCGGCTGGTTCGATGAGCTGCTCTCCCGGGTGACCGATATCTTCTTCGCGATCCCGCTGATTCTCGGCGCCATCGTGATTGCGCAGCGATTCCAAAACAACACGACAGTGTGGACCGTCATCCTGGTGCTCAGCATTTTCGGATGGACCAGCGTTGCCCGTATTATGCGCGGCGCCGTGATCTCCACCAAGAGCCAGGACTTCGTGGTGGCCTCCCGTGCGCTCGGGGCCGGTCCCGTCACCAATTTGCTCAAGCATGTGGTGCCCAATGCGATTGCTCCGGTGATTGTGACCGCCACCGTGAACCTCGGGGTATTCATCGTGGCTGAAGCCACCCTGTCATTCCTCGGCGTCGGTCTGCCCCGCAGTGACGTGTCCTGGGGCGGAGATATCTCGAACGCGCGGGAAGCCCTGCGCACGAATCCGATGATCCTGTTCTATCCGTCGCTAGCGCTCGCGGTGACCGTATTGGCCTTCATCATGCTCGGTGATGCCGTCCGCGATGCGCTTGACCCGAAGGCGAGGAAGCGATGA
- a CDS encoding dipeptide ABC transporter ATP-binding protein: MSPLDTSVVSDQSPDQSPTPSSEHTPDQTGEHAPADQDGTTAPLLELRDVHITFTTSTGPVDAVRGVDLTLYPGQTVAIVGESGSGKSTTAMSIARLLPDNGKVTGGSILFDGKELVGAKDKDIQLLRGRDIGLVPQDPMSNLNPMWKVGFQIKEALVANGIAKGADADTRVVELLEEAGLSDAKRRANQYPHEFSGGMRQRALIAMGLAARPKLLIADEPTSALDVTVQRTILDHLETLTAQLGTSVLLITHDLGLAAERAQHLVVMYKGRVVESGPALDILQSPEHPYTKRLIAAAPSLASRRLVSAKNRASIVAEAKAHAAEHFAPDTAGEGTGPAADDEVIRVENVSKVFRLRGSVPWKSTPFTAVDDVSLTLRRGTTTAIVGESGSGKSTLAQMVLKLLEPTSGRIFFEGRDISKVKGREEMDLRRKVQPIFQNPYGTLDPMYSIFRTIEEPLRLHRIGNAKTREAKVRDLLDKVGLPASMLRRYPNELSGGQRQRIAIARALALDPEVVVCDEAVSALDVLVQAQVLELLNDLQAELGLSYLFITHDLAVVRQIADEAVVMEKGKVVEQDTTDRVFHHPREDYTRQLLAAIPGGSIPLAGAEEIHVEG, from the coding sequence ATGAGCCCCCTCGACACCTCCGTTGTGTCCGACCAGTCCCCAGACCAGAGCCCTACCCCCAGCTCTGAACACACCCCAGATCAGACTGGCGAGCACGCCCCCGCCGACCAGGACGGCACCACAGCGCCCCTGCTCGAGTTGCGGGACGTGCACATCACCTTCACCACCTCGACCGGGCCGGTTGACGCCGTGCGCGGCGTGGACCTCACCCTGTACCCGGGTCAGACCGTCGCAATCGTCGGGGAATCCGGGTCGGGTAAATCCACCACCGCCATGTCTATCGCCAGGCTTCTGCCCGACAACGGCAAAGTCACCGGCGGCAGCATCCTGTTTGACGGTAAAGAGCTGGTCGGCGCGAAAGACAAGGACATCCAGCTGCTGCGCGGGCGGGACATCGGTCTTGTGCCGCAGGACCCGATGAGCAACCTGAACCCGATGTGGAAAGTCGGATTCCAGATTAAAGAAGCGCTCGTCGCTAACGGGATAGCCAAAGGGGCTGACGCGGATACACGCGTGGTGGAGCTGCTGGAAGAAGCCGGTCTAAGCGATGCTAAGCGTCGGGCTAACCAGTATCCGCATGAGTTCTCCGGCGGTATGCGCCAGCGCGCGCTGATCGCGATGGGCCTGGCTGCTCGACCGAAACTGCTGATCGCCGACGAACCCACCTCGGCGCTGGATGTGACGGTGCAGCGCACCATTTTGGACCATCTGGAAACTCTGACCGCCCAGCTCGGAACGTCCGTGCTGCTTATTACCCACGACCTGGGCTTGGCCGCTGAACGTGCCCAGCACTTGGTGGTGATGTACAAGGGGCGGGTAGTCGAATCCGGGCCTGCCCTGGACATCCTTCAAAGCCCTGAACACCCGTACACCAAACGGCTGATAGCAGCCGCGCCATCTTTGGCTTCGCGTCGTCTGGTCTCGGCGAAGAACCGAGCGAGCATCGTGGCGGAAGCCAAAGCGCATGCCGCCGAGCATTTTGCACCCGACACCGCTGGTGAAGGAACGGGACCTGCTGCGGATGACGAGGTGATCCGGGTTGAGAACGTGTCGAAAGTTTTCCGTCTACGCGGGTCTGTCCCGTGGAAGTCCACGCCGTTTACCGCGGTGGACGACGTCTCGCTGACCCTTCGCCGGGGTACCACCACCGCAATTGTGGGGGAGTCCGGATCCGGGAAATCCACGCTGGCACAGATGGTGCTCAAACTGTTAGAACCCACCTCGGGGCGGATCTTCTTTGAGGGCCGCGATATTTCCAAGGTCAAGGGTCGCGAAGAGATGGATCTGCGGCGCAAAGTGCAGCCAATCTTCCAAAACCCATACGGGACCCTGGACCCAATGTATTCCATTTTCCGCACCATTGAGGAACCTTTGCGGCTACACCGGATCGGCAACGCTAAAACCCGGGAAGCGAAGGTACGCGACCTGCTGGACAAAGTGGGCTTGCCCGCGTCCATGCTGCGCCGCTACCCCAATGAGCTGTCGGGTGGGCAGCGCCAGCGCATCGCCATTGCCCGCGCGCTCGCCTTGGATCCGGAAGTGGTTGTCTGTGACGAAGCGGTGTCAGCACTCGACGTGTTGGTGCAAGCCCAGGTTTTGGAGCTTCTCAATGACCTCCAAGCTGAACTCGGGTTGTCGTACCTCTTCATCACCCACGATCTCGCCGTGGTGCGCCAGATCGCCGATGAAGCGGTGGTGATGGAAAAGGGCAAGGTGGTCGAGCAGGACACCACCGACCGGGTCTTCCACCATCCTCGGGAGGACTACACTCGGCAGCTGCTGGCCGCTATTCCCGGCGGGTCTATTCCGCTGGCTGGGGCCGAAGAGATTCACGTCGAGGGCTAA
- the typA gene encoding translational GTPase TypA, which yields MPLRHRTDLRNVAIVAHVDHGKTTLVDAMLTQGGAFHDHDHHEERAMDSGELEREKGITILAKNTAILYNGPSADAVGETNGITINVIDTPGHADFGGEVERGLSMVDGVVLLVDASEGPLPQTRFVLRKALAAKLPVILVVNKVDRPDSRIDAVVHESTDLLLGLASDLADEVPDLDIDAVLDVPVVYASAKAGRASLTQPGDGQLPDEDTVEALFKTIIEKIPAPAYDDEMPLQAHVTNLDASPFLGRLALLRIFNGTLRKGQTVAWARHDGSLSSVKITELLETRGLERVPMEQAKPGDIVAVAGISDIMIGETLTDLDDPRPLPLITVDDPAISMTIGINTSPLAGRVKGAKVTARQVKDRLDRELVGNVSLRVLPTDRPDAWEVQGRGELALAILVEQMRREGFELTVGKPQVLTKDIDGKICEPVERMTIDVPEEYLGTVTQLMASRKGRMETMSNHGSGWVRMEFTVPSRGLIGFRTKFLTDTRGTGIASSIAEGYEPWLGDIEFRSTGSLVADRAGSVTPYAMINLQERGSFFVEPTSEVYEGQVVGENSRNEDMDVNITKEKKLTNMRSSTADAFENLVPPRKLTLEESLEFAAEDECCEVTPESVRIRKVVLDAQERAKLRSRKKTNAR from the coding sequence ATGCCCTTGCGTCACCGCACCGATCTGCGCAACGTCGCGATCGTCGCCCACGTCGACCACGGTAAAACCACCCTTGTCGACGCCATGCTTACCCAGGGTGGAGCGTTCCACGATCATGACCACCATGAGGAACGCGCGATGGACTCGGGCGAGCTAGAACGCGAAAAGGGCATCACCATCCTCGCGAAGAACACCGCGATTCTTTATAACGGTCCGTCGGCGGATGCCGTGGGCGAAACCAACGGCATCACAATCAACGTGATTGACACCCCCGGACACGCCGACTTCGGCGGCGAGGTGGAACGCGGTCTGTCCATGGTGGACGGCGTAGTGTTGCTCGTTGACGCCTCCGAAGGGCCGCTGCCGCAGACTCGTTTCGTGCTGCGCAAGGCACTCGCGGCTAAGCTCCCGGTGATTCTCGTAGTCAACAAGGTAGACCGACCGGATTCACGGATCGACGCAGTGGTGCACGAAAGCACCGATCTGCTGCTCGGGCTCGCCTCTGACCTCGCCGACGAAGTGCCCGATCTCGATATTGACGCTGTGTTGGATGTGCCGGTGGTTTACGCCTCCGCCAAAGCCGGGCGCGCAAGCCTCACCCAGCCAGGCGACGGACAGCTGCCCGACGAGGACACGGTCGAGGCACTGTTCAAAACCATTATTGAGAAGATCCCCGCCCCCGCCTACGACGATGAGATGCCGTTACAAGCGCATGTCACCAACCTGGATGCGTCGCCGTTCCTCGGGCGTCTGGCACTGTTGCGGATTTTCAACGGCACCCTGCGCAAGGGGCAGACGGTTGCCTGGGCCCGCCATGACGGTTCATTAAGCAGTGTGAAGATCACCGAGCTGCTGGAAACCAGGGGTTTGGAACGGGTCCCGATGGAGCAGGCGAAGCCCGGCGATATCGTGGCTGTGGCCGGTATCTCCGACATCATGATCGGTGAAACCCTGACCGACCTTGACGACCCCAGACCGTTGCCGCTAATCACCGTGGATGATCCCGCGATCTCTATGACCATCGGCATCAACACCTCCCCGCTGGCGGGCCGGGTCAAGGGCGCGAAGGTGACCGCCCGCCAGGTTAAGGACCGCCTGGATCGCGAACTGGTCGGCAACGTGTCGTTGCGAGTCCTGCCCACCGACCGCCCCGATGCCTGGGAGGTCCAGGGGCGCGGAGAATTGGCGCTGGCAATTCTGGTTGAACAGATGCGCCGCGAAGGCTTTGAACTGACCGTGGGTAAGCCGCAGGTGCTCACCAAGGACATCGACGGCAAGATCTGCGAACCCGTCGAACGCATGACCATTGACGTGCCCGAAGAATATCTGGGTACGGTCACTCAGCTGATGGCCTCCCGCAAGGGCCGCATGGAAACGATGAGTAACCACGGCAGCGGCTGGGTGCGCATGGAATTCACGGTGCCGTCGCGCGGTCTGATCGGATTCCGCACAAAGTTCCTCACCGACACCCGGGGAACCGGTATCGCTTCGTCCATTGCTGAAGGCTATGAGCCGTGGCTGGGCGACATCGAATTCCGTTCCACCGGTTCGCTGGTTGCTGACCGGGCCGGTTCTGTCACCCCGTACGCCATGATTAACCTGCAAGAACGCGGATCTTTCTTCGTGGAACCCACCAGTGAGGTGTACGAAGGTCAGGTCGTGGGTGAAAACTCTCGCAACGAAGACATGGACGTCAACATCACCAAAGAAAAGAAACTGACGAACATGCGCTCGTCCACGGCCGACGCATTCGAGAATCTGGTGCCCCCGCGCAAACTCACCCTTGAAGAGTCCCTTGAATTTGCTGCTGAGGACGAATGCTGTGAGGTCACGCCGGAGTCGGTGCGGATTCGCAAGGTCGTCTTGGATGCTCAAGAGCGCGCCAAGCTGCGGTCACGGAAGAAGACCAACGCGCGATGA
- the fdxA gene encoding ferredoxin, producing MTYVIALPCVDVKDRACVDECPVDCIYEGNRTLYIQPDECVDCGACEPVCPVEAIYYEDDLPDQWSDYYKANVEFFDDLGAPGGAAKMGVIDKDHPLIEALPPQGEAAH from the coding sequence GTGACCTACGTGATCGCTCTGCCCTGTGTGGACGTCAAGGATCGTGCTTGCGTAGATGAATGTCCTGTGGACTGCATCTACGAAGGCAACCGGACGCTGTACATTCAGCCGGACGAGTGCGTTGACTGCGGAGCCTGTGAACCGGTGTGCCCAGTCGAGGCGATCTACTATGAAGATGACCTGCCCGACCAGTGGAGCGATTACTACAAAGCCAATGTCGAGTTCTTTGACGACCTGGGTGCTCCCGGCGGTGCCGCGAAAATGGGTGTCATCGACAAGGACCACCCGCTGATCGAGGCCCTTCCTCCGCAAGGTGAAGCGGCGCATTAA
- the dapC gene encoding succinyldiaminopimelate transaminase, with translation MNSLAARLPDFPWDSLAPHRERALAHPGGIVDLSVGTPVDSVPPSLQEALAAAADAHGYPTTIGTVALRDALVRFAIRERQAPSSCSHDHVLPTIGSKELVAHLPFQLGVGPGDVVAFPHIAYPTYDIGARLARADAAPVDIARLAREGDAAFEHPDIASRVRLLWLNSPSNPTGEVLDIHQLRALVAWAKQRNVVIASDECYALLTWDVDEAPSILDPRVHDGDLSGLLCVYSLSKQSNLAGYRAAFTAGDPALIAQLRLIRKQSGMMLPGPIQAAMAVALDDQDTVRQQREIYCERRQILRGALIDAGARIEGSQAGLYLWTTFDEPAMTTVERLAEHGILCAPGTFYGEAGEKFVRIAMTVSLDRVKLAADRLREAYVGPARI, from the coding sequence ATGAATTCGCTCGCTGCACGCCTGCCAGATTTTCCGTGGGACAGCCTCGCGCCTCATCGCGAGCGCGCCCTCGCCCATCCGGGCGGCATTGTCGACCTCTCCGTGGGGACCCCGGTAGATTCGGTGCCGCCTTCACTCCAGGAGGCGCTGGCGGCAGCAGCAGACGCCCACGGCTATCCGACGACCATTGGAACGGTGGCCTTGCGCGACGCGCTGGTGCGGTTCGCGATCCGCGAGCGTCAGGCCCCCAGCTCATGCAGTCATGACCATGTGCTGCCGACGATTGGCTCCAAGGAACTGGTGGCACACCTGCCGTTCCAGCTCGGTGTGGGGCCAGGAGACGTGGTGGCCTTCCCGCACATCGCCTACCCCACGTATGACATTGGGGCTCGGCTCGCTCGCGCGGACGCCGCACCGGTGGATATTGCCCGGCTCGCGCGGGAAGGCGACGCCGCATTTGAGCACCCCGATATTGCCTCTCGGGTGAGGTTGCTTTGGCTGAACTCTCCGTCAAACCCGACCGGTGAGGTGCTGGATATACACCAGCTTCGGGCACTGGTGGCCTGGGCTAAGCAGCGCAATGTTGTGATTGCCTCCGACGAGTGCTACGCCCTGCTGACCTGGGACGTTGATGAGGCGCCGTCCATTTTGGATCCTCGGGTCCATGACGGTGACCTCAGCGGTTTGTTGTGCGTGTACTCACTGTCCAAGCAATCGAACCTGGCTGGCTACCGCGCCGCGTTTACCGCCGGGGATCCCGCCCTGATCGCACAGCTGAGGCTGATCCGTAAACAGTCCGGGATGATGCTTCCGGGGCCGATACAGGCTGCGATGGCCGTTGCGCTGGACGACCAGGACACAGTGCGGCAGCAGCGCGAGATCTATTGCGAACGTCGGCAGATATTGCGCGGTGCTCTGATCGATGCCGGTGCCCGGATCGAAGGCTCACAAGCGGGCTTATATCTGTGGACGACATTCGATGAACCCGCTATGACCACCGTGGAACGACTGGCTGAGCACGGTATTTTGTGTGCCCCCGGCACGTTTTACGGCGAGGCCGGCGAGAAGTTTGTGCGGATCGCGATGACCGTTTCACTCGACCGTGTGAAGCTGGCAGCGGATCGTCTCCGTGAGGCATATGTGGGGCCGGCCCGGATCTAA
- a CDS encoding citrate synthase, with protein MSKKTPARSQITLNETTLDLDVVEAVEGNPGLSVGPLRAQTGHVTYDPGFMNTAMTKSAISYIDGDAGVLRYRGYPIEQLAEHSTYLEVAYLLIHGELPTRGQLDRFTSSVERRTLLDERFKHLFDGFPRDAHPMAVLQAGVSALSTFYQDSLDPFDDEQVRISTARLLAKLPTMAAYALRVSRGHALMYPDNRLSLIENFLRLTFGFPAEQYIADPVIVRAMEQLFILHADHEQNCSASAVRLVGSAQANLFTSISAGIGALSGPSHGGANAAVMEMLNEIRDSGGDVDRFMTRVKNREDGVRLMGFGHRVYKNYDPRARIVKKIADLVLDRLGIQDERLDMAMRLEEIALNDDYFVERRLYPNVDFYTGIIYKALGFPTHMFTVLFAIGRLPGWIAQWTEMIHDPETKIGRPRQIYTGRPERVYVPMNERTGTSELRLADLARELEKENRSNK; from the coding sequence ATGTCAAAGAAGACCCCTGCTCGTTCCCAGATCACGCTGAACGAAACGACCCTGGACCTCGACGTCGTGGAGGCTGTGGAAGGTAACCCCGGCCTATCCGTGGGACCGTTGCGCGCCCAAACTGGGCACGTCACCTATGACCCAGGTTTTATGAACACGGCGATGACAAAATCGGCGATCAGCTATATCGACGGTGACGCCGGAGTTTTGCGCTACCGCGGGTATCCGATTGAACAGCTCGCTGAACACTCGACCTACCTCGAAGTCGCCTATCTACTCATCCACGGCGAACTACCCACCCGAGGCCAGCTCGACCGCTTCACAAGCTCAGTTGAACGCAGGACCCTGCTCGATGAACGGTTTAAACACCTGTTCGATGGTTTCCCCCGCGATGCCCACCCGATGGCTGTTTTACAGGCCGGAGTCTCGGCCCTGTCGACCTTCTACCAGGACAGCCTCGATCCGTTCGATGACGAGCAGGTCAGGATCTCCACCGCCCGTCTGCTAGCAAAGCTGCCGACCATGGCTGCCTATGCGCTGCGGGTCTCGAGGGGGCACGCCTTGATGTACCCGGACAACCGGTTGTCTCTCATCGAGAACTTCCTGCGTCTAACCTTCGGTTTCCCTGCCGAACAGTACATCGCCGACCCGGTCATTGTCCGAGCCATGGAGCAGCTGTTTATCCTGCACGCCGATCACGAACAAAACTGCTCAGCCTCGGCTGTGCGGCTGGTGGGATCCGCTCAGGCCAACCTCTTCACCTCCATTTCCGCCGGGATTGGCGCGCTGTCGGGCCCCTCCCACGGTGGCGCAAACGCTGCGGTGATGGAGATGCTGAATGAAATCCGAGACTCCGGCGGGGACGTCGACCGGTTTATGACCAGGGTGAAAAACCGGGAAGATGGCGTGCGTCTGATGGGCTTTGGCCATCGGGTGTACAAGAATTACGACCCGCGCGCCCGGATCGTGAAGAAGATTGCCGACCTGGTTCTCGACCGTTTAGGGATTCAGGACGAACGTCTAGATATGGCGATGAGGCTGGAAGAAATCGCGCTCAATGACGACTACTTCGTGGAGCGGCGCCTGTACCCGAACGTCGATTTCTACACCGGCATCATCTATAAAGCACTCGGGTTCCCCACGCATATGTTCACCGTGCTATTCGCGATTGGTCGCCTGCCCGGATGGATCGCGCAATGGACCGAGATGATTCACGACCCGGAAACCAAGATCGGGCGCCCTCGCCAGATCTACACCGGCCGCCCTGAACGCGTCTACGTTCCAATGAATGAGCGCACCGGCACGTCGGAGCTGCGCTTAGCTGATCTGGCTCGGGAACTAGAGAAGGAAAACCGCAGCAATAAATAG
- the dapD gene encoding 2,3,4,5-tetrahydropyridine-2,6-dicarboxylate N-succinyltransferase gives MTSSPETAWGLGLATVTTDGVILDVWYPSPQLGDGPKTPHHADQYADLEACADEDAPRSVRREVALTRITLQDPPKDAADAYLRLHLLSHRLVQPNSLNLDGLFGTLANVVWTSEGPCSPVDFERTRLALKAAGRTPTVYSVDKFPRMVDYVIPSGVRIGDADRVRLGAHLAEGTTVMHEGFVNFNAGTLGTSMVEGRISQGVVVEDGADIGGGASTMGTLSGGGTERVRVGKRSLVGAEAGIGIALGDDCVVEAGLYVTAGTKVRILSDAKGTGEARTVKARELSGVSNLLFRRNSLTGAVEVVPRSGQTVSLNADLHAN, from the coding sequence ATGACTTCATCCCCTGAAACCGCCTGGGGCCTGGGCCTGGCCACCGTGACCACCGACGGCGTCATCCTGGACGTTTGGTATCCGTCACCTCAGCTTGGCGACGGCCCTAAGACTCCGCACCATGCCGATCAGTATGCCGACCTTGAAGCCTGCGCCGATGAGGATGCCCCCCGCAGTGTGCGCCGTGAGGTTGCCCTGACGCGGATCACGCTACAAGATCCCCCGAAAGATGCCGCGGACGCATACCTTCGACTGCATTTGCTTTCCCACCGATTGGTGCAACCAAATTCCCTAAATCTTGACGGCCTGTTTGGCACACTCGCCAACGTGGTGTGGACCTCTGAAGGGCCCTGTTCACCCGTTGATTTTGAGCGCACCCGGCTCGCCCTGAAAGCGGCCGGACGCACCCCCACCGTGTATAGCGTGGACAAATTCCCCCGCATGGTGGACTACGTCATTCCGAGCGGGGTGCGGATCGGGGATGCCGACCGAGTACGGCTGGGCGCTCATCTGGCCGAGGGCACGACCGTCATGCACGAAGGATTCGTCAACTTCAACGCCGGAACCCTAGGCACCTCAATGGTGGAAGGGCGTATTTCGCAGGGTGTTGTGGTGGAAGACGGGGCCGATATTGGCGGTGGCGCCTCCACCATGGGCACGCTTTCCGGCGGCGGCACTGAACGGGTACGAGTGGGCAAGCGGTCCCTGGTTGGTGCTGAAGCCGGCATCGGAATTGCGCTCGGCGATGACTGCGTGGTCGAGGCCGGCCTGTACGTCACCGCCGGAACCAAAGTGCGCATCCTGTCCGATGCCAAGGGCACGGGTGAAGCCCGGACCGTTAAGGCACGCGAACTGTCCGGGGTCTCGAACCTGCTGTTCCGGCGCAATTCCCTGACCGGGGCGGTGGAAGTTGTTCCGCGTTCCGGCCAAACGGTCTCGCTCAACGCAGACCTACACGCGAACTAG
- the dapE gene encoding succinyl-diaminopimelate desuccinylase gives MAPPSAHQNSASESTSADSALSKPVLSESPLASTSPTSRRSAGAASPATLLVGAKPAPVLDPAGDVVDVTRDIVNIESVSGNEGRLADAVEAVLRSAAHLRVERDGDTVVARTNLGRPTRVVIAGHLDTVPLADNLPATFRTRDGIDELVGRGTVDMKGGVASQLKAAAQVHSPVHDVTWIFYDHEEVAAEDNALTRIAATRPELLAGDFAILGEPTAGAVEGGCKGTMRCDIRTRGVAAHSARDWVGHNAIHDLAPVLTRLASYTAREVTIDGLVYRECLNAVRISGGIAGNVIPDGACVTVNYRFAPDRDVAAAEAHIREVLAGLDVEITVTDSAPGALPGLSHPVAQEFVTALGPDAMVRAKQGWTDVARFSALGVPAINFGPGDPLLAHTDDEHVPLSQLRECHDVLVTWLTGGAR, from the coding sequence ATGGCTCCACCCTCCGCGCACCAAAACTCCGCCTCCGAGTCCACATCCGCCGACTCCGCACTCTCCAAGCCCGTACTTTCCGAGTCTCCGCTGGCCAGCACCTCGCCTACCAGCCGTCGGTCCGCCGGTGCTGCATCTCCTGCCACGTTGCTCGTGGGCGCCAAACCAGCACCCGTTCTCGATCCGGCGGGTGACGTCGTGGATGTCACCCGGGACATTGTCAACATCGAATCGGTGTCGGGGAATGAAGGCCGGCTGGCGGATGCTGTTGAGGCAGTGTTGCGGTCCGCCGCGCACCTGCGCGTTGAACGTGACGGCGACACCGTGGTCGCTCGAACAAACCTTGGGCGGCCAACTCGGGTTGTGATCGCTGGGCACTTGGACACTGTGCCGCTGGCAGATAATCTCCCCGCCACATTTCGCACCCGTGACGGCATCGACGAACTAGTCGGACGCGGCACCGTGGATATGAAAGGGGGAGTGGCCTCGCAGCTTAAAGCCGCAGCACAGGTTCATTCTCCGGTGCACGACGTCACCTGGATTTTTTACGATCATGAAGAGGTAGCGGCGGAAGATAACGCGCTCACTCGCATCGCTGCCACCCGCCCCGAGCTGCTCGCAGGGGACTTCGCCATTTTGGGTGAGCCCACTGCCGGTGCAGTCGAGGGGGGCTGCAAAGGCACCATGCGGTGCGATATCCGAACTCGTGGGGTTGCCGCCCACTCGGCGCGCGATTGGGTGGGACACAACGCCATCCATGATCTCGCGCCAGTTCTGACCCGGCTCGCTTCATATACGGCTCGGGAGGTGACCATCGACGGGTTGGTCTACCGGGAGTGCTTGAATGCAGTGCGCATTAGCGGGGGTATCGCGGGCAACGTGATTCCCGACGGGGCTTGCGTGACCGTGAACTATCGCTTCGCACCGGACCGCGATGTCGCCGCGGCTGAAGCCCATATCCGGGAGGTACTGGCCGGGCTGGATGTCGAGATCACGGTCACGGACTCCGCTCCGGGCGCGCTGCCGGGGCTGTCACACCCGGTAGCGCAGGAATTCGTGACCGCGCTCGGGCCCGACGCGATGGTGCGCGCAAAACAGGGGTGGACGGATGTGGCTCGGTTCAGTGCACTGGGTGTTCCCGCGATCAATTTCGGGCCAGGGGATCCTTTGCTCGCGCACACCGACGATGAACATGTGCCGCTCAGCCAGTTGCGTGAGTGCCACGATGTTTTGGTCACCTGGTTAACAGGTGGTGCTCGGTAG
- a CDS encoding LOG family protein — protein MKTSLHGPSPEDSSSQLPEHANQDYRKGPVTLRGSQRPVRTTDQKLLEETGPADWVHADPWRVLRIQSEFVEGFGALAELGPAISIFGSARTPVDHKHYALAEEIARGIVDLGYAVITGGGPGIMEAGNKGAKEAGGVSVGLGIELPFEQGMNQYVELGVDFRYFFARKTMFVKYSQGFVVMPGGFGTFDELFEALCLTQTHKVQKFPLILVGADYWKGLLDWVRDTVEVYGAVSPGDIDLVRVADSAPEVLDILREIKP, from the coding sequence ATGAAGACTTCCCTACACGGCCCCTCGCCCGAGGACAGTTCTAGTCAGCTCCCCGAGCATGCGAATCAGGATTACCGCAAAGGCCCCGTTACTCTGCGTGGTTCGCAACGCCCGGTTCGCACCACGGATCAAAAGCTGCTGGAAGAAACTGGGCCCGCTGACTGGGTGCACGCTGATCCGTGGCGTGTGCTTAGGATTCAATCCGAGTTCGTGGAAGGGTTCGGTGCCCTGGCCGAACTGGGGCCAGCGATTTCGATTTTCGGTTCGGCCAGAACACCGGTGGACCACAAGCATTACGCGCTCGCTGAAGAGATTGCGCGCGGCATTGTGGATCTCGGTTATGCCGTGATCACCGGTGGTGGTCCCGGCATCATGGAGGCGGGTAACAAAGGCGCCAAAGAAGCTGGCGGTGTCAGCGTCGGGTTGGGTATCGAACTGCCCTTCGAGCAGGGGATGAACCAGTATGTCGAGCTTGGTGTTGATTTTCGGTACTTCTTTGCCCGCAAGACCATGTTCGTGAAGTATTCGCAGGGTTTTGTGGTGATGCCCGGAGGCTTTGGAACGTTTGACGAACTATTTGAAGCGCTCTGCCTCACCCAAACCCATAAGGTCCAAAAATTCCCGCTGATTCTGGTGGGTGCGGACTATTGGAAGGGTCTGTTGGACTGGGTGCGCGACACCGTCGAGGTGTACGGTGCGGTGTCCCCGGGCGATATTGATTTAGTGCGCGTTGCGGACAGCGCTCCGGAGGTGCTGGATATTCTTCGCGAGATCAAGCCGTGA
- a CDS encoding DUF3117 domain-containing protein encodes MAAMKPRTGDGPLEVVEEGRSIIMRVPLEGGGRLVVEINSSEATALRDALEGVIKS; translated from the coding sequence ATGGCCGCAATGAAGCCACGAACCGGTGACGGACCGCTGGAGGTCGTGGAGGAGGGGCGCAGCATCATTATGCGGGTACCGCTGGAAGGCGGTGGACGCTTGGTGGTCGAGATCAACTCCTCAGAAGCGACCGCGCTCCGCGACGCGCTTGAAGGCGTCATCAAGTCCTAA